The following proteins come from a genomic window of Salvia hispanica cultivar TCC Black 2014 chromosome 4, UniMelb_Shisp_WGS_1.0, whole genome shotgun sequence:
- the LOC125185379 gene encoding receptor protein kinase TMK1-like: protein MKRLALLFFLLGCAIAVTNPNDFKILSDFKKGLHNPDLLKWPDTERDPCGPPVWPHIGCSNGRVTAIQVQGLGLKGPLPPNLNQLSQLKNIGFQNNRFNGNLPSFSGLSNLQYAYLNLNQFETIPLDFFRGLSNVMVLALDSNPFNQSVGWSIPTDLADCTRLVNFSCSSCNLFGEIPSFFGKLSSLSSLMLSSNRLSGGIPPSFSGSLLQILWLNNQEYGGMNGSIGVIGSMVLLTTLWLHGNQFTGPIPESIGSLTSLRELDLNGNQLVGLIPPGLARLNLQIVDLSNNMFMGTMPRLGAAKVSYASNSFCQSDPGLQCDPQVNALLEFLKSVEYPVALASEWKGNDPCAGPWWGISCNPRKEVSVVNMKNMMLNGTVSPSLSLLSSLVEIHLEGNSLQGRLPQNLTMLRSLRLLDLRGNNLEVPLPKFPTNVEVVYDTSSSPSSDVDSYVEVDVDGNVSHSTKSRFGIILASAALLTLVAVLAIIFCFMKRRRRKNGDVESSAKEASGGIRTLDASTSPKFSLSSLREVTDNFAQENVLGRGGFGVVYKGKLEDGTMLAVKRMESGVMSDKGTSEFQTEISVLSSVRHRHLVSLLGYTGEGNERLLVYEYMPQGALSRHLFYWETMHLEPLSWSKRLIIALDVAKGVEYLHSMAHYTFIHRDLKSSNILLDHEFRAKVSDFGLVKLALDTGTSFATRLAGTFGYLAPEYAVTGKITTKVDVFSFGVILMELVTGLVAVDEQRPEEKQYLVDWFWKIKEDRAILLACVDPALNVDEDGHDSIIAVAELAGHCTVKDPSRRADMGYAVSVLAQLVETWRPHEGMSRCSSTRSEMPLPELVRSWKEEDRVAALDAPSQSHH, encoded by the exons ATGAAAAGATTGGCGCTCCTATTTTTCCTTCTTGGATGTGCCATTGCCGTCACAAATCCCAACGATTTCAAGATTCTGAGTGATTTCAAAAAGGGTTTGCATAATCCAGATCTTCTCAAATGGCCTGACACAGAGAGAGATCCATGCGGGCCCCCTGTTTGGCCTCACATCGGCTGCTCCAACGGCAGAGTCACCGCGATTCAGGTTCAGGGCCTCGGGCTCAAGGGCCCGTTGCCCCCGAATCTCAATCAGCTCAGCCAGCTCAAGAACATTGGATTCCAAAACAATCGTTTCAATGGAAATCTTCCCTCATTTAGTGGCTTGTCCAATTTGCAGTATGCATACttgaatttgaatcaatttgaAACAATCCCTCTTGATTTCTTCCGCGGATTAAGCAATGTGATGGTTCTAGCATTGGATAGCAATCCTTTCAATCAGAGTGTTGGATGGTCTATACCGACTGATCTAGCCGACTGCACGCGTTTGGTGAACTTTTCTTGCTCCTCTTGCAACCTATTTGGAGAGATTCCTTCCTTTTTCGGGAAGCTTTCGTCTCTCAGTTCGTTGATGCTGTCGTCTAATAGGCTCAGTGGTGGGATACCCCCGAGCTTCTCTGGCTCGTTGCTGCAGATTCTGTGGCTGAACAATCAAGAATATGGTGGGATGAATGGCTCCATAGGTGTGATTGGGAGCATGGTTTTGTTAACTACGTTATGGCTACATGGGAATCAGTTCACAGGGCCCATTCCTGAAAGCATTGGCTCTCTAACGTCGTTGAGAGAGCTCGATCTGAATGGAAATCAGCTCGTTGGCCTAATCCCTCCGGGGTTGGCCCGTTTGAACCTCCAAATAGTGGATTTGAGCAATAACATGTTCATGGGTACAATGCCTAGGCTCGGTGCTGCTAAAGTTTCATATGCCTCAAATTCGTTCTGTCAATCCGACCCTGGTTTGCAGTGTGACCCACAAGTTAACGCGCTTTTGGAATTTCTCAAATCTGTGGAGTATCCGGTTGCGCTTGCCTCTGAGTGGAAAGGGAATGATCCGTGTGCAGGGCCGTGGTGGGGGATTTCTTGCAACCCGAGGAAGGAGGTTTCTGTTGTGAACATGAAGAATATGATGCTTAATGGCACGGTTAGCCCTTCGCTTTCCCTCCTATCTTCACTTGTGGAGATTCACTTGGAAGGCAACTCTTTGCAGGGCAGACTCCCACAGAATTTAACTATGTTGAGGTCACTTAGGCTATTGGATTTAAGAGGCAATAATTTGGAGGTCCCACTGCCTAAATTCCCTACCAATGTTGAGGTAGTTTATGACACTTCCTCTTCACCGAGTTCTGATGTTGATTCTTATGTTGAAGTTGATGTTGATGGTAATGTTTCGCATTCGACAAAATCAAGGTTCGGAATCATTTTGGCTTCTGCTGCACTACTCACTCTTGTTGCAGTTCTTGCAatcattttctgttttatgaAGAGAAGACGTCGCAAAAATGGTGATGTGGAATCCTCTGCCAAAGAGGCTAGTGGTGGGATCCGGACTCTTGACGCCAGCACCAGTCCAAAATTCTCCCTCTCATCACTGCGCGAAGTGACAGACAACTTCGCGCAGGAGAATGTCTTGGGGAGAGGAGGCTTTGGCGTCGTCTACAAGGGGAAGCTCGAAGATGGCACTATGCTGGCTGTGAAGAGGATGGAATCCGGGGTGATGAGTGACAAGGGGACAAGCGAATTCCAAACAGAGATCTCGGTCCTCTCCTCTGTCCGCCACCGCCATCTCGTCTCCCTCCTGGGCTACACTGGGGAGGGAAACGAAAGGCTTCTGGTTTATGAGTACATGCCTCAAGGCGCTTTAAGCAGACACCTTTTCTATTGGGAGACGATGCATTTAGAGCCTCTGTCTTGGAGTAAAAGGCTCATAATTGCTCTTGATGTTGCTAAAGGGGTTGAGTATTTGCATTCCATGGCGCATTATACCTTCATCCACCGCGATCTCAAGTCCTCCAACATCCTCCTGGATCATGAGTTCCGCGCCAAGGTCTCTGATTTCGGGTTGGTGAAGCTAGCCCTCGACACGGGGACATCCTTCGCCACCAGGCTGGCGGGGACGTTTGGCTACCTCGCCCCCGAATACGCGG TGACGGGGAAGATCACTACGAAGGTGGATGTGTTCAGCTTCGGAGTGATACTGATGGAGCTGGTGACGGGGTTGGTGGCGGTGGACGAGCAGAGGCCAGAGGAGAAGCAGTATTTGGTGGATTGGTTCTGGAAGATAAAAGAGGACAGGGCAATTCTGCTGGCCTGTGTGGATCCTGCTTTGAATGTGGATGAGGATGGGCATGATAGCATAATTGCGGTTGCTGAGCTGGCGGGGCATTGCACAGTGAAGGATCCTAGTCGGCGCGCTGACATGGGGTACGCGGTGAGCGTGCTTGCACAGTTGGTGGAGACGTGGAGGCCGCATGAGGGGATGAGCCGGTGCTCCAGCACTAGGTCGGAGATGCCTCTTCCCGAGTTGGTCAGGAGCTGGAAAGAGGAAGACAGGGTTGCTGCTTTGGATGCTCCTTCACAATCACACCACTAG
- the LOC125223749 gene encoding aluminum-activated malate transporter 2-like, which produces METQNQEKVTAVNQMKSRLGNIGNAITGVGAEARRLAKEDPRRIVHAFKVGLALALVSLLYYFDFFYDGFGVNAMWAVMTVVVVFEFSVGATLGKGVNRAIATLLGGALGFAAHDAASYTGDKVQVILLGLSVFVIAVVTTFCRFFPKIRARYDYGLLIFILTFSLISVSGYRNDEVWDMAYGRLTTILVGGSATVLVCSLVCPVWAGEDLHRLTASNIQQLGTFLEVFGRVYFQEEAKDDKNQALLNDYKSVLNSKGVEDSLVNFAKWEPRHGKFRYRHPWHQYVQIGSLTRQCAYKIDALNSYLNSDVQTPLEHREKIKEACKKIILESSSALRELAMGIQTMTCSPSRDIHVVNAKSAAAKLKALMKTGLWPDADFLDIVPAVAVASLLIEVVGCTMKIDEAVAKLASSARFKKVDREVKREISFDKMQRTPSIEGSHINIVVE; this is translated from the exons atggaaacacaaaACCAAGAAAAGGTGACAGCAGTGAACCAAATGAAATCCCGTTTAGGAAATATCGGAAATGCGATAACCGGCGTCGGAGCAGAAGCCCGAAGACTGGCAAAGGAAGATCCGAGAAGGATCGTCCACGCATTCAAAGTGGGTCTAGCCTTAGCCTTGGTTTCTCTTCTCTATTATTTCGACTTCTTCTACGATGGTTTCGGCGTTAACGCAATGTGGGCCGTCATGACCGTCGTCGTCGTCTTCGAATTCTCCGTCG GAGCAACGCTGGGAAAAGGGGTGAACAGAGCGATTGCGACGCTGCTCGGCGGAGCATTGGGTTTTGCGGCGCACGATGCAGCCAGTTATACCGGCGATAAAGTGCAAGTCATCTTGCTCGGTTTGTCTGTTTTTGTCATAg CTGTTGTGACTACATTTTGTCGATTTTTCCCGAAGATAAGGGCGAGATATGATTACGGGCTACTGATATTCATCCTCACATTCAGTCTGATATCGGTGTCGGGCTATCGAAACGACGAGGTTTGGGACATGGCCTATGGGCGGCTGACGACCATCTTGGTGGGCGGCAGCGCCACCGTTTTGGTCTGCTCATTAGTATGCCCCGTTTGGGCTGGTGAAGATCTTCACAGACTCACCGCCTCCAACATTCAACAACTCGGAACTTTCTTGGAAG TTTTTGGACGAGTCTACTTCCAAGAAGAAGCGAAAGACGACAAAAACCAGGCGTTGCTCAATGATTACAAATCTGTTCTCAACTCTAAAGGCGTCGAGGACTCATTG GTAAATTTTGCGAAATGGGAGCCGAGACACGGTAAATTCAGGTACCGTCACCCATGGCACCAATATGTTCAAATTGGCTCTCTCACTAGACAATGTGCATACAAGATTGATGCACTAAATTCTTATCTCAACTCAGATGTGCAG ACGCCATTAGAGCATCGGGAAAAGATTAAAGAAGCTTGCAAGAAGATAATCTTAGAGAGCAGCTCTGCGCTGAGAGAGCTAGCAATGGGGATTCAGACAATGACATGCTCCCCATCACGTGATATCCACGTTGTGAATGCGAAATCTGCTGCTGCGAAGCTCAAGGCCTTGATGAAAACCGGGCTCTGGCCCGATGCCGACTTTCTCGACATAGTTCCTGCAGTTGCGGTGGCTTCGCTGCTGATCGAAGTAGTGGGGTGTACGATGAAGATCGACGAGGCCGTTGCCAAACTCGCCTCGTCGGCCAGATTCAAGAAGGTTGACCGCGAGGTCAAGAGAGAGATAAGCTTCGACAAAATGCAGAGAACTCCTAGCATTGAAGGATCCCATATTAATATTGTAGTTGAGTGA
- the LOC125185304 gene encoding aluminum-activated malate transporter 2-like → MEVETQEKASAMQRVKGWLDKIGNTISSVGKEAKRLAKEDPRRVVHAFKVGLAISAISLLYYFDFFFAGFGVNAMWAVMTVVVVFEFSVGATLGKGVNRAIATLLGGALGMAAHDLANLTPAKVEVVLIALSLCVIAAVATFCRFFPKVRARYDYAFLVFILTFSLISVSGYRAEVVFDMAHRRLTTILIGGCVAILICIFVRPIWAGKDLHRYTAANIEKLGCYLECFGTVYFEESYDKNQAPLKDFKTVLISKGTEDSLVNFARWEPRHGKFRYRHPWDQYLNIGSATRECAYKIDALNCYLNSDVQTPLELRTTIQDLCTKISSKCSLALTDVAIGLQTMTCPLSSEKHIMDAKAAAKTLKALLKTELWHDIEFLDIIPVVTVASLLIEIVSCTVKIADSVEVLATKVKFKKPNPEMNRLASLEKVKRIPSIEASHSVNIVFE, encoded by the exons ATGGAGGTGGAAACTCAAGAAAAGGCATCCGCGATGCAGAGAGTGAAGGGGTGGTTGGACAAGATCGGCAACACAATTAGCAGCGTCGGAAAAGAAGCCAAGAGATTAGCCAAAGAAGATCCCAGAAGAGTCGTCCACGCCTTCAAAGTTGGACTAGCGATATCTGCGATTTCTCTTCTCTACTACTTCGACTTCTTCTTCGCTGGATTCGGCGTTAACGCAATGTGGGCCGTCATGACCGTCGTCGTCGTCTTTGAATTCTCCGTCG GAGCAACGCTGGGAAAAGGCGTCAACAGAGCGATCGCGACCTTGCTAGGCGGAGCTCTAGGTATGGCGGCGCATGATTTGGCCAATCTGACGCCGGCGAAAGTGGAGGTCGTTTTGATCGCCCTCTCTCTTTGCGTAATAG CTGCGGTGGCGACTTTTTGTCGATTTTTCCCCAAAGTTAGGGCGAGGTACGATTATGCGTTTTTGGTGTTCATCCTGACGTTCTCTCTGATATCGGTGTCTGGCTACCGCGCCGAAGTCGTCTTCGACATGGCGCACCGGCGGCTGACTACCATCTTGATAGGCGGCTGTGTCGCCATTTTAATCTGCATATTCGTGCGTCCTATTTGGGCAGGCAAAGATCTTCACAGATACACTGCTGCCAACATCGAGAAACTTGGGTGTTACTTGGAAT GTTTTGGAACTGTATACTTCGAAGAATCATACGACAAAAACCAAGCACCACTCAAAGATTTCAAAACTGTGCTCATCTCCAAAGGCACTGAAGACTCATTG GTCAATTTTGCACGGTGGGAGCCGAGGCACGGCAAGTTCCGGTACCGGCACCCGTGGGACCAGTACCTCAACATCGGGTCCGCAACCCGTGAATGCGCATACAAGATTGACGCACTCAATTGTTACCTCAACTCGGATGTGCAGACGCCATTAGAGCTTCGTACAACAATCCAAGACTTATGCACTAAGATTAGCTCTAAATGCAGTTTAGCCCTCACGGATGTCGCAATCGGGCTTCAGACAATGACATGCCCTTTGTCTAGCGAGAAACACATTATGGATGCTAAAGCTGCGGCCAAGACACTCAAGGCACTGCTCAAAACTGAGCTTTGGCACGACATTGAATTCCTCGATATAATCCCAGTGGTGACAGTGGCCTCGCTGCTGATCGAGATTGTCAGTTGCACGGTAAAGATAGCTGACTCCGTTGAGGTGCTAGCAACGAAGGTGAAGTTCAAGAAGCCCAACCCAGAGATGAACAGGCTGGCCAGCCTGGAAAAGGTGAAGAGGATCCCAAGTATTGAAGCATCACATAGTGTCAATATTGTGTTTGAGTGA
- the LOC125223734 gene encoding transcription factor E2FB-like isoform X2 produces MKPPFGGGGVDYRRFNAAASHPNTPPSLKRKSDYGTISADRNVSPGTSAFSNSPHRTPVSVKSEKVQKVPRSNKANRAICQSPTTNIALLTKKFINLIKHSEGGILELNKAAEILEVQKRRIYDITNVLEGIGLIKKTLKNIIQWKGTDVRSPGEVDETLPDIQEEMQNLNSEECRVDKCIREMQEKLRGLSEDEDNQRWLFITEEDVKNLPCFENETLIAIKAPHGTTLEVPEPDEAGDFPQRRYKIVLRSTMGPIDVYLVSQFEEINAYEAQSSVLETSSVIETSPAVAPTEEVTLDEINVLGGVQKAGSSHDFGSVMKKIVPDVDSDADYYLLSEMDVSITDMWRTEHEVEWDDTLNASSISPPRTTIIPSVGS; encoded by the exons ATGAAGCCACCATTCGGTGGAGGCGGCGTTGACTACCGCCGCTTCAACGCTGCTGCCTCACATCCCAATACGCCTCCT TCATTAAAACGGAAGAGTGACTATGGCACGATATCTGCTGACCGAAATGTGAGTCCCGGCACCAGTGCTTTCTCGAACAGCCCCCATCGGACTCCGGTGTCAGTGAAATCCGAGAAAGTCCAGAAGGTTCCTAGGTCAAATAAGGCAAATAGAGCTATCTGTCAAAGTCCCACGACAAATATTG CTCTCCTAACAAAGAAGTTCATTAATCTGATAAAACATTCAGAAGGTGGTATCCTTGAGCTGAATAAAGCCGCAGAGATTTTAGAG GTCCAAAAGAGGCGTATATACGATATAACTAATGTCCTTGAAGGCATTGGTCTTATTAAAAAGACTCTAAAAAACATAATCCAGTGGAA GGGAACGGATGTACGGAGCCCTGGTGAAGTGGATGAGACCCTTCCGGATATACAG GAAGAAATGCAAAATTTGAATTCGGAGGAGTGCAGAGTAGACAAATGCATAAG AGAAATGCAGGAAAAGTTAAGGGGCCTGAGCGAAGACGAAGACAATCAAAG GTGGCTTTTTATTACTGAAGAAGACGTGAAAAACCTACCATGCTTTGAG AATGAAACTCTGATAGCAATCAAAGCTCCACATGGCACAACACTGGAAGTTCCTGAACCTGATGAG GCTGGCGATTTTCCACAGAGAAGATACAAAATTGTTCTTCGAAGCACCATGGGACCAATAGATGTTTACCTCGTAAG TCAATTTGAGGAAATAAACGCGTATGAAGCACAATCAAGTGTCCTTGAAACATCTAGTGTGATTGAGACTTCTCCTGCAGTAGCTCCAACGGAGGAGGTTACACTAGATGAAATCAATGTGCTGGGAGGAGTTCAAAAGGCAGGCTCATCCCATGATTTTGGGAGTGTAATGAAGAAGATCGTACCAGATGTTGAT AGCGATGCTGATTACTATCTATTGTCAGAGATGGACGTAAGCATCACTGACATGTGGAGAACAGAAC ATGAAGTTGAGTGGGATGATACCTTGAACGCGTCTAGCATCAGTCCACCACGCACAACCATAATCCCATCTGTGGGGAGCTAG
- the LOC125223734 gene encoding transcription factor E2FB-like isoform X1, translating to MKPPFGGGGVDYRRFNAAASHPNTPPSLKRKSDYGTISADRNVSPGTSAFSNSPHRTPVSVKSEKVQKVPRSNKANRAICQSPTTNIGDNLTPVGSCRYDSSLALLTKKFINLIKHSEGGILELNKAAEILEVQKRRIYDITNVLEGIGLIKKTLKNIIQWKGTDVRSPGEVDETLPDIQEEMQNLNSEECRVDKCIREMQEKLRGLSEDEDNQRWLFITEEDVKNLPCFENETLIAIKAPHGTTLEVPEPDEAGDFPQRRYKIVLRSTMGPIDVYLVSQFEEINAYEAQSSVLETSSVIETSPAVAPTEEVTLDEINVLGGVQKAGSSHDFGSVMKKIVPDVDSDADYYLLSEMDVSITDMWRTEHEVEWDDTLNASSISPPRTTIIPSVGS from the exons ATGAAGCCACCATTCGGTGGAGGCGGCGTTGACTACCGCCGCTTCAACGCTGCTGCCTCACATCCCAATACGCCTCCT TCATTAAAACGGAAGAGTGACTATGGCACGATATCTGCTGACCGAAATGTGAGTCCCGGCACCAGTGCTTTCTCGAACAGCCCCCATCGGACTCCGGTGTCAGTGAAATCCGAGAAAGTCCAGAAGGTTCCTAGGTCAAATAAGGCAAATAGAGCTATCTGTCAAAGTCCCACGACAAATATTG GCGATAATCTCACTCCAGTCGGTTCTTGTCGATATGATAGCTCCTTAG CTCTCCTAACAAAGAAGTTCATTAATCTGATAAAACATTCAGAAGGTGGTATCCTTGAGCTGAATAAAGCCGCAGAGATTTTAGAG GTCCAAAAGAGGCGTATATACGATATAACTAATGTCCTTGAAGGCATTGGTCTTATTAAAAAGACTCTAAAAAACATAATCCAGTGGAA GGGAACGGATGTACGGAGCCCTGGTGAAGTGGATGAGACCCTTCCGGATATACAG GAAGAAATGCAAAATTTGAATTCGGAGGAGTGCAGAGTAGACAAATGCATAAG AGAAATGCAGGAAAAGTTAAGGGGCCTGAGCGAAGACGAAGACAATCAAAG GTGGCTTTTTATTACTGAAGAAGACGTGAAAAACCTACCATGCTTTGAG AATGAAACTCTGATAGCAATCAAAGCTCCACATGGCACAACACTGGAAGTTCCTGAACCTGATGAG GCTGGCGATTTTCCACAGAGAAGATACAAAATTGTTCTTCGAAGCACCATGGGACCAATAGATGTTTACCTCGTAAG TCAATTTGAGGAAATAAACGCGTATGAAGCACAATCAAGTGTCCTTGAAACATCTAGTGTGATTGAGACTTCTCCTGCAGTAGCTCCAACGGAGGAGGTTACACTAGATGAAATCAATGTGCTGGGAGGAGTTCAAAAGGCAGGCTCATCCCATGATTTTGGGAGTGTAATGAAGAAGATCGTACCAGATGTTGAT AGCGATGCTGATTACTATCTATTGTCAGAGATGGACGTAAGCATCACTGACATGTGGAGAACAGAAC ATGAAGTTGAGTGGGATGATACCTTGAACGCGTCTAGCATCAGTCCACCACGCACAACCATAATCCCATCTGTGGGGAGCTAG
- the LOC125223735 gene encoding uncharacterized protein LOC125223735 has product MATLLQISVQRFSTRPPSRNGGFCSSVPNGRTLKVRAVKEKIEEIKTPSSADEITKKYGLEAGLWKIFSSKGGGEKKSKGDEAKELLAKYGGAYLATSITLSLISFGLCYALINAGVDVPALLHKVGISADETGEKVGTFALAYAAHKAASPIRFPPTVALTPVVASWISKIVDARNEMK; this is encoded by the exons ATCTGTTCAGCGCTTCAGCACCAGACCCCCCTCCAGAAATGGCGGATTTTGCAGCTCCGTTCCGAATGGCAGAACATTGAAGGTGAGAGCGGTGAAGGAGAAGATAGAGGAAATCAAGACTCCTTCATCTGCAGATGAAATCACCAAGAAATATGGACTTGAAGCTGGTTTGTGGAAG ATATTTTCGTCAAAAGGAGGAGGCGAGAAGAAATCAAAGGGCGATGAAGCAAAGGAGCTATTGGCAAAATATGGAGGGGCGTATTTGGCAACTTCAATTACCCTTTCGTTGATCTCATTTGGCCTCTGTTATGCCTTGATTAATGCTGGGGTCGATGTACCAGCGTTGCTGCACAAG GTTGGAATCTCTGCCGACGAAACGGGGGAGAAGGTCGGGACGTTTGCGCTGGCTTACGCGGCGCACAAGGCTGCGTCGCCTATCAGATTTCCGCCCACGGTGGCACTCACTCCCGTCGTTGCGTCTTGGATTAGCAAGATAGTTGATgctagaaatgaaatgaaatga